From Pan troglodytes isolate AG18354 chromosome 9, NHGRI_mPanTro3-v2.0_pri, whole genome shotgun sequence, the proteins below share one genomic window:
- the OR51E2 gene encoding olfactory receptor 51E2 codes for MSSCNFTHATFVLIGIPGLEKAHFWVGFPLLSMYVVAMFGNCIVVFIVRTERSLHAPMYLFLCMLAAIDLALSTSTMPKILALFWFDSREISFEACLTQMFFIHALSAIESTILLAMAFDRYVAICHPLRHAAVLNNTVTAQIGIVAVVRGSLFFFPLPLLIKRLAFCHSNVLSHSYCVHQDVMKLAYADTLPNVVYGLTAILLVMGVDVMFISLSYFLIIRTVLQLPSKSERAKAFGTCVSHIGVVLAFYVPLIGLSVVHRFGNSLHPIVRVVMGDIYLLLPPVINPIIYGAKTKQIRTRVLAMFKISCDKDFQAVGGK; via the coding sequence ATGAGTTCCTGCAACTTCACACATGCCACCTTTGTGCTTATTGGTATCCCAGGACTAGAGAAAGCCCATTTCTGGGTTGGCTTCCCCCTCCTTTCCATGTATGTAGTGGCAATGTTTGGAAACTGCATCGTGGTCTTCATCGTAAGGACGGAACGCAGCCTGCACGCTCCGATGTACCTCTTTCTCTGCATGCTTGCAGCCATTGACCTGGCCTTATCCACATCCACCATGCCTAAGATCCTTGCCCTTTTCTGGTTTGATTCCCGAGAGATTAGCTTTGAGGCCTGCCTTACCCAGATGTTCTTTATTCATGCCCTCTCAGCCATTGAATCCACCATCCTGCTGGCCATGGCCTTTGACCGTTATGTGGCCATCTGCCACCCACTGCGCCATGCTGCAGTGCTCAACAATACAGTAACAGCCCAGATTGGCATCGTGGCTGTGGTCCGCGgatcactcttttttttcccactgcCTCTGCTGATTAAGCGGCTGGCCTTCTGCCACTCCAATGTCCTCTCACACTCCTATTGTGTCCACCAGGATGTAATGAAGTTGGCCTACGCAGACACTTTGCCCAATGTGGTATATGGTCTTACTGCCATTCTGCTGGTCATGGGCGTGGACGTAATGTTCATCTCCTTGTCCTATTTTCTGATAATACGAACGGTTCTGCAACTGCCTTCCAAGTCAGAGCGGGCCAAGGCCTTTGGAACCTGTGTGTCACACATTGGTGTGGTACTCGCCTTCTATGTGCCACTTATTGGCCTCTCAGTGGTACACCGCTTTGGAAACAGCCTTCATCCCATTGTGCGTGTTGTCATGGGTGACATCTATCTGCTGCTGCCTCCTGTCATCAATCCCATCATCTATGGTGCCAAAACCAAACAGATCAGAACACGGGTGCTGGCTATGTTCAAGATCAGCTGTGACAAGGACTTTCAGGCTGTGGGAGGCAAGTGA